One Sparus aurata chromosome 5, fSpaAur1.1, whole genome shotgun sequence genomic window carries:
- the LOC115581702 gene encoding ral guanine nucleotide dissociation stimulator-like isoform X2 — MVYFPGMQTEAHGVNSGQLFEMFDSSWRVRNIWDGVRLEVVEDRSPVVLHSFTHLDPDLPLLESSTQEIGEEAEEDAIFTITLRKVQLHQSASKGQRWLGVDTDSALSLYETCKVRTIKAGTLERLVEYMVSAFRGKDSTYVTIFLCTYRSFATTKQVLDLLLHRYAKLQNVPAATAHRVSQDDCTELRNTVSSILGAWLDQYSEDFWTPPNYDCLHQLLSYLHRHFPGSDLERRARNLLAHFHRRQQCEPDPDGMKAGQERDNRAGTSRIRCSQPKLKLWSRWEHIGCPFATQEESGFEDELPAFSFLSFDPIMVAEQFTLMDADLFKKVVPYHCLGGIWSQRDKKGKEHLAPTIRATVAQFNSVTNCVITTCLSNPTLKPNQRARLLERWIDVARECRILKNFSSLRAILSALQCNAIHRLKRTWEEVSRESFRTFRELSEIFSDDNNYSLSRELLVKEGTSKFATLEINPKRAQRRHQQQRDLGVMQGTIPYLGTFLTDLVMMDTAMKDYTEGGLINFEKRRKEFEVIAQIKLLQLASNNYSFTQDSHFREWFAGVEKLSEAESYNLSCEIEPLSESASNTLRAKKNGGIMKRWSDRQLTEAGCSSAPGSHSKSFDHSHYRPYQGGGGDSGDALSVTSVSSSGSDLEDVNASFLSDSPEGHERKTSTPSVKLSVSALGREAPAADTTSTNKICRPGHLCRPTFWECTSLSSLDTSGTGSSSGSASGSSSASSSSVSCSTPLSASRSHKRSVSAVSNYSTLSLPLYNQQVDDCCIIRVSLDVENGNMYKSILVTSQDKTPAVIRKAMIKHNLEREKTEEYELMQKISEDKELRIPDNANVFYAMNSTANYDFVLKKRGSARPVRAKNVASSTLPRMKQKGLKIAKGIF; from the exons AGCTCGACGCAGGAGATCGGCGAGGAGGCCGAGGAGGACGCCATCTTCACCATCACGCTGAGGAAGGTGCAGCTTCACCAGTCGGCCAGTAAGGGGCAGCGATGGCTGGGCGTGGACACGGACTCCGCCCTGAGCCTCTACGAGACCTGCAAGGTGCGGACCATCAAGGCCGGCACGCTGGAGAGGCTGGTGGAGTACATGGTGTCGGCGTTCAGGGGCAAAGACTCCACCTACGTCACCATCTTCCTGTGCACCTACCGCTCCTTCGCCACCACCAAGCAGGTGCTGGATCTCCTGCTCCACAG gtATGCCAAGCTCCAAAACGTCCCTGCAGCCACAGCACACAGAGTCTCCCAGGACGACTGCACAGAGCTGAGAAA CACTGTTTCGTCCATCCTTGGTGCGTGGCTGGATCAGTACTCTGAGGACTTTTGGACCCCTCCGAACTACGACTGTCTGCACCAGCTTCTTTCGTACCTTCATCGTCACTTCCCCGGCTCGGACCTGGAGCGTCGCGCCCGCAACCTGCTGGCCCACTTCCACCGCCGACAGCAGTGTGAGCCTGATCCTGATGGTATGAAGGCAGGACAGGAGAGGGACAACAGGGCAGGGACCTCCAGAATAAGATGCTCCCAGCCGAAACTAAAGCTGTGGTCAAGAT GGGAACACATCGGCTGCCCTTTTGCAACGCAGGAAGAGAGCGGCTTTGAGGACGAACTTCCTGCTTTTAGTTTCCTGTCGTTTGACCCAATCATGGTGGCCGAGCAGTTCACGCTCATGGACGCG GATCTGTTTAAGAAGGTGGTGCCCTACCACTGCCTGGGGGGGATCTGGTCTCAGCGGGATAAGAAGGGAAAGGAGCACCTTGCTCCCACCATCAGAGCCACTGTGGCTCAGTTCAACTCAGTCACCAACTGTGTCATCACCACCTGCCTGAGCAACCCGACGCTGAAGCCCAACCAGAGAGCCAGACTGCTGGAGAGATGGATAGACGTGGCCCGG GAGTGTCGGATCTTGAAGAACTTCTCGTCGTTGCGAGCCATCCTCTCCGCCCTGCAGTGCAACGCCATCCACCGCCTGAAGAGGACCTGGGAGGAAGTGTCACG AGAGAGTTTCCGCACCTTCCGTGAGCTGTCCGAGATCTTCTCAGACGACAACAACTACTCCCTCAGCCGAGAGCTGCTGGTGAAG GAGGGCACCTCCAAGTTCGCCACTTTGGAAATCAACCCCAAACGAGCTCAGAGGAGACATcaacagcagagagacctg GGAGTGATGCAGGGGACAATTCCTTACCTGGGCACCTTCCTGACGGACCTGGTGATGATGGACACTGCCATGAAAGATTACACTGAG ggtGGTCTGATCAACTTtgagaagaggagaaag GAGTTTGAGGTGATCGCTCAAATCAAACTGCTTCAGTTGGCCTCCAACAACTACAGTTTCACTCAGGACAGCCACTTCAGGGAGTGGTTCGCAGGCGTGGAGAAACTCAGCGAGGCGGAGAG CTACAATCTGTCCTGTGAGATCGAGCCTCTGTCAGAGTCGGCCAGCAACACGCTCAGAGCCAAGAAGAATGGAGGAATCATGAAACGCTGGAGCGA CCGGCAGTTGACGGAGGCCGGCTGCAGCAGCGCCCCAGGCTCTCATTCCAAGTCCTTCGACCACTCACACTACAGACCGTATCAAGGGGGCGGTGGGGACAGCGGCGACGCCCTCAGTGTCACATCAGTCAGCTCCAGTGGTTCAGACCTGGAGGACGTGAACGCCAGCTTCCTGTCCGATTCACCGGAGGGACATGAGAGAAAG aCATCGACTCCCTCAGTGAAACTTAGCGTCTCTGCTTTGGGTAGAGAAGCTCCAGCAGCAGATACAACGTCAACG aacaagatttgtagaccaggacatctctgcaggcctaca TTCTGGGAGTGTACGTCTCTGTCGTCTCTGGACACCTCTGGGACGGGCTCCAGCTCCGGTTCGGCCTCCGGCTCCAGCagtgcctcctcctcctccgtctcctgcTCGACCCCTCTATCTGCCTCCCGCTCACACAAACGCTCAGTGTCGGCGGTGTCGAACTACTCGACTCTGTCGCTGCCGCTGTACAACCAGCAGGTGGATGACTGTTGCATCATCAGGGTCAGCCTGGACGTGGAGAACGGCAACATGTACAAGAGCATCCTG GTGACGAGTCAAGACAAGACTCCAGCCGTCATACGGAAGGCCATGATCAAACACAACCTGGAGCGGGAGAAGACTGAGGAATATGagctgatgcagaaaatctCTGAAGACAAAG AGCTCCGGATCCCGGACAACGCCAATGTTTTCTACGCCATGAACTCCACTGCCAACTACGACTTTGTGCTAAAGAAGCGCGGCTCGGCCCGGCCGGTGCGGGCCAAGAATGTGGCCAGTTCGACGCTGCCTCGCATGAAACAGAAGGGACTGAAGATCGCTAAAGGGATTTTCTGA
- the LOC115581702 gene encoding ral guanine nucleotide dissociation stimulator-like isoform X4, with amino-acid sequence MMLCWSPWACGLLVKTGVCWDGEDYYRRVRRAGRQSSTQEIGEEAEEDAIFTITLRKVQLHQSASKGQRWLGVDTDSALSLYETCKVRTIKAGTLERLVEYMVSAFRGKDSTYVTIFLCTYRSFATTKQVLDLLLHRYAKLQNVPAATAHRVSQDDCTELRNTVSSILGAWLDQYSEDFWTPPNYDCLHQLLSYLHRHFPGSDLERRARNLLAHFHRRQQCEPDPDGEHIGCPFATQEESGFEDELPAFSFLSFDPIMVAEQFTLMDADLFKKVVPYHCLGGIWSQRDKKGKEHLAPTIRATVAQFNSVTNCVITTCLSNPTLKPNQRARLLERWIDVARECRILKNFSSLRAILSALQCNAIHRLKRTWEEVSRESFRTFRELSEIFSDDNNYSLSRELLVKEGTSKFATLEINPKRAQRRHQQQRDLGVMQGTIPYLGTFLTDLVMMDTAMKDYTEGGLINFEKRRKEFEVIAQIKLLQLASNNYSFTQDSHFREWFAGVEKLSEAESYNLSCEIEPLSESASNTLRAKKNGGIMKRWSDRQLTEAGCSSAPGSHSKSFDHSHYRPYQGGGGDSGDALSVTSVSSSGSDLEDVNASFLSDSPEGHERKTSTPSVKLSVSALGREAPAADTTSTNKICRPGHLCRPTFWECTSLSSLDTSGTGSSSGSASGSSSASSSSVSCSTPLSASRSHKRSVSAVSNYSTLSLPLYNQQVDDCCIIRVSLDVENGNMYKSILVTSQDKTPAVIRKAMIKHNLEREKTEEYELMQKISEDKELRIPDNANVFYAMNSTANYDFVLKKRGSARPVRAKNVASSTLPRMKQKGLKIAKGIF; translated from the exons AGCTCGACGCAGGAGATCGGCGAGGAGGCCGAGGAGGACGCCATCTTCACCATCACGCTGAGGAAGGTGCAGCTTCACCAGTCGGCCAGTAAGGGGCAGCGATGGCTGGGCGTGGACACGGACTCCGCCCTGAGCCTCTACGAGACCTGCAAGGTGCGGACCATCAAGGCCGGCACGCTGGAGAGGCTGGTGGAGTACATGGTGTCGGCGTTCAGGGGCAAAGACTCCACCTACGTCACCATCTTCCTGTGCACCTACCGCTCCTTCGCCACCACCAAGCAGGTGCTGGATCTCCTGCTCCACAG gtATGCCAAGCTCCAAAACGTCCCTGCAGCCACAGCACACAGAGTCTCCCAGGACGACTGCACAGAGCTGAGAAA CACTGTTTCGTCCATCCTTGGTGCGTGGCTGGATCAGTACTCTGAGGACTTTTGGACCCCTCCGAACTACGACTGTCTGCACCAGCTTCTTTCGTACCTTCATCGTCACTTCCCCGGCTCGGACCTGGAGCGTCGCGCCCGCAACCTGCTGGCCCACTTCCACCGCCGACAGCAGTGTGAGCCTGATCCTGATG GGGAACACATCGGCTGCCCTTTTGCAACGCAGGAAGAGAGCGGCTTTGAGGACGAACTTCCTGCTTTTAGTTTCCTGTCGTTTGACCCAATCATGGTGGCCGAGCAGTTCACGCTCATGGACGCG GATCTGTTTAAGAAGGTGGTGCCCTACCACTGCCTGGGGGGGATCTGGTCTCAGCGGGATAAGAAGGGAAAGGAGCACCTTGCTCCCACCATCAGAGCCACTGTGGCTCAGTTCAACTCAGTCACCAACTGTGTCATCACCACCTGCCTGAGCAACCCGACGCTGAAGCCCAACCAGAGAGCCAGACTGCTGGAGAGATGGATAGACGTGGCCCGG GAGTGTCGGATCTTGAAGAACTTCTCGTCGTTGCGAGCCATCCTCTCCGCCCTGCAGTGCAACGCCATCCACCGCCTGAAGAGGACCTGGGAGGAAGTGTCACG AGAGAGTTTCCGCACCTTCCGTGAGCTGTCCGAGATCTTCTCAGACGACAACAACTACTCCCTCAGCCGAGAGCTGCTGGTGAAG GAGGGCACCTCCAAGTTCGCCACTTTGGAAATCAACCCCAAACGAGCTCAGAGGAGACATcaacagcagagagacctg GGAGTGATGCAGGGGACAATTCCTTACCTGGGCACCTTCCTGACGGACCTGGTGATGATGGACACTGCCATGAAAGATTACACTGAG ggtGGTCTGATCAACTTtgagaagaggagaaag GAGTTTGAGGTGATCGCTCAAATCAAACTGCTTCAGTTGGCCTCCAACAACTACAGTTTCACTCAGGACAGCCACTTCAGGGAGTGGTTCGCAGGCGTGGAGAAACTCAGCGAGGCGGAGAG CTACAATCTGTCCTGTGAGATCGAGCCTCTGTCAGAGTCGGCCAGCAACACGCTCAGAGCCAAGAAGAATGGAGGAATCATGAAACGCTGGAGCGA CCGGCAGTTGACGGAGGCCGGCTGCAGCAGCGCCCCAGGCTCTCATTCCAAGTCCTTCGACCACTCACACTACAGACCGTATCAAGGGGGCGGTGGGGACAGCGGCGACGCCCTCAGTGTCACATCAGTCAGCTCCAGTGGTTCAGACCTGGAGGACGTGAACGCCAGCTTCCTGTCCGATTCACCGGAGGGACATGAGAGAAAG aCATCGACTCCCTCAGTGAAACTTAGCGTCTCTGCTTTGGGTAGAGAAGCTCCAGCAGCAGATACAACGTCAACG aacaagatttgtagaccaggacatctctgcaggcctaca TTCTGGGAGTGTACGTCTCTGTCGTCTCTGGACACCTCTGGGACGGGCTCCAGCTCCGGTTCGGCCTCCGGCTCCAGCagtgcctcctcctcctccgtctcctgcTCGACCCCTCTATCTGCCTCCCGCTCACACAAACGCTCAGTGTCGGCGGTGTCGAACTACTCGACTCTGTCGCTGCCGCTGTACAACCAGCAGGTGGATGACTGTTGCATCATCAGGGTCAGCCTGGACGTGGAGAACGGCAACATGTACAAGAGCATCCTG GTGACGAGTCAAGACAAGACTCCAGCCGTCATACGGAAGGCCATGATCAAACACAACCTGGAGCGGGAGAAGACTGAGGAATATGagctgatgcagaaaatctCTGAAGACAAAG AGCTCCGGATCCCGGACAACGCCAATGTTTTCTACGCCATGAACTCCACTGCCAACTACGACTTTGTGCTAAAGAAGCGCGGCTCGGCCCGGCCGGTGCGGGCCAAGAATGTGGCCAGTTCGACGCTGCCTCGCATGAAACAGAAGGGACTGAAGATCGCTAAAGGGATTTTCTGA
- the LOC115581702 gene encoding ral guanine nucleotide dissociation stimulator-like isoform X10 has protein sequence MIMLEKQSSTQEIGEEAEEDAIFTITLRKVQLHQSASKGQRWLGVDTDSALSLYETCKVRTIKAGTLERLVEYMVSAFRGKDSTYVTIFLCTYRSFATTKQVLDLLLHRYAKLQNVPAATAHRVSQDDCTELRNTVSSILGAWLDQYSEDFWTPPNYDCLHQLLSYLHRHFPGSDLERRARNLLAHFHRRQQCEPDPDGMKAGQERDNRAGTSRIRCSQPKLKLWSRWEHIGCPFATQEESGFEDELPAFSFLSFDPIMVAEQFTLMDADLFKKVVPYHCLGGIWSQRDKKGKEHLAPTIRATVAQFNSVTNCVITTCLSNPTLKPNQRARLLERWIDVARECRILKNFSSLRAILSALQCNAIHRLKRTWEEVSRESFRTFRELSEIFSDDNNYSLSRELLVKEGTSKFATLEINPKRAQRRHQQQRDLGVMQGTIPYLGTFLTDLVMMDTAMKDYTEGGLINFEKRRKEFEVIAQIKLLQLASNNYSFTQDSHFREWFAGVEKLSEAESYNLSCEIEPLSESASNTLRAKKNGGIMKRWSDRQLTEAGCSSAPGSHSKSFDHSHYRPYQGGGGDSGDALSVTSVSSSGSDLEDVNASFLSDSPEGHERKTSTPSVKLSVSALGREAPAADTTSTNKICRPGHLCRPTFWECTSLSSLDTSGTGSSSGSASGSSSASSSSVSCSTPLSASRSHKRSVSAVSNYSTLSLPLYNQQVDDCCIIRVSLDVENGNMYKSILVTSQDKTPAVIRKAMIKHNLEREKTEEYELMQKISEDKELRIPDNANVFYAMNSTANYDFVLKKRGSARPVRAKNVASSTLPRMKQKGLKIAKGIF, from the exons AGCTCGACGCAGGAGATCGGCGAGGAGGCCGAGGAGGACGCCATCTTCACCATCACGCTGAGGAAGGTGCAGCTTCACCAGTCGGCCAGTAAGGGGCAGCGATGGCTGGGCGTGGACACGGACTCCGCCCTGAGCCTCTACGAGACCTGCAAGGTGCGGACCATCAAGGCCGGCACGCTGGAGAGGCTGGTGGAGTACATGGTGTCGGCGTTCAGGGGCAAAGACTCCACCTACGTCACCATCTTCCTGTGCACCTACCGCTCCTTCGCCACCACCAAGCAGGTGCTGGATCTCCTGCTCCACAG gtATGCCAAGCTCCAAAACGTCCCTGCAGCCACAGCACACAGAGTCTCCCAGGACGACTGCACAGAGCTGAGAAA CACTGTTTCGTCCATCCTTGGTGCGTGGCTGGATCAGTACTCTGAGGACTTTTGGACCCCTCCGAACTACGACTGTCTGCACCAGCTTCTTTCGTACCTTCATCGTCACTTCCCCGGCTCGGACCTGGAGCGTCGCGCCCGCAACCTGCTGGCCCACTTCCACCGCCGACAGCAGTGTGAGCCTGATCCTGATGGTATGAAGGCAGGACAGGAGAGGGACAACAGGGCAGGGACCTCCAGAATAAGATGCTCCCAGCCGAAACTAAAGCTGTGGTCAAGAT GGGAACACATCGGCTGCCCTTTTGCAACGCAGGAAGAGAGCGGCTTTGAGGACGAACTTCCTGCTTTTAGTTTCCTGTCGTTTGACCCAATCATGGTGGCCGAGCAGTTCACGCTCATGGACGCG GATCTGTTTAAGAAGGTGGTGCCCTACCACTGCCTGGGGGGGATCTGGTCTCAGCGGGATAAGAAGGGAAAGGAGCACCTTGCTCCCACCATCAGAGCCACTGTGGCTCAGTTCAACTCAGTCACCAACTGTGTCATCACCACCTGCCTGAGCAACCCGACGCTGAAGCCCAACCAGAGAGCCAGACTGCTGGAGAGATGGATAGACGTGGCCCGG GAGTGTCGGATCTTGAAGAACTTCTCGTCGTTGCGAGCCATCCTCTCCGCCCTGCAGTGCAACGCCATCCACCGCCTGAAGAGGACCTGGGAGGAAGTGTCACG AGAGAGTTTCCGCACCTTCCGTGAGCTGTCCGAGATCTTCTCAGACGACAACAACTACTCCCTCAGCCGAGAGCTGCTGGTGAAG GAGGGCACCTCCAAGTTCGCCACTTTGGAAATCAACCCCAAACGAGCTCAGAGGAGACATcaacagcagagagacctg GGAGTGATGCAGGGGACAATTCCTTACCTGGGCACCTTCCTGACGGACCTGGTGATGATGGACACTGCCATGAAAGATTACACTGAG ggtGGTCTGATCAACTTtgagaagaggagaaag GAGTTTGAGGTGATCGCTCAAATCAAACTGCTTCAGTTGGCCTCCAACAACTACAGTTTCACTCAGGACAGCCACTTCAGGGAGTGGTTCGCAGGCGTGGAGAAACTCAGCGAGGCGGAGAG CTACAATCTGTCCTGTGAGATCGAGCCTCTGTCAGAGTCGGCCAGCAACACGCTCAGAGCCAAGAAGAATGGAGGAATCATGAAACGCTGGAGCGA CCGGCAGTTGACGGAGGCCGGCTGCAGCAGCGCCCCAGGCTCTCATTCCAAGTCCTTCGACCACTCACACTACAGACCGTATCAAGGGGGCGGTGGGGACAGCGGCGACGCCCTCAGTGTCACATCAGTCAGCTCCAGTGGTTCAGACCTGGAGGACGTGAACGCCAGCTTCCTGTCCGATTCACCGGAGGGACATGAGAGAAAG aCATCGACTCCCTCAGTGAAACTTAGCGTCTCTGCTTTGGGTAGAGAAGCTCCAGCAGCAGATACAACGTCAACG aacaagatttgtagaccaggacatctctgcaggcctaca TTCTGGGAGTGTACGTCTCTGTCGTCTCTGGACACCTCTGGGACGGGCTCCAGCTCCGGTTCGGCCTCCGGCTCCAGCagtgcctcctcctcctccgtctcctgcTCGACCCCTCTATCTGCCTCCCGCTCACACAAACGCTCAGTGTCGGCGGTGTCGAACTACTCGACTCTGTCGCTGCCGCTGTACAACCAGCAGGTGGATGACTGTTGCATCATCAGGGTCAGCCTGGACGTGGAGAACGGCAACATGTACAAGAGCATCCTG GTGACGAGTCAAGACAAGACTCCAGCCGTCATACGGAAGGCCATGATCAAACACAACCTGGAGCGGGAGAAGACTGAGGAATATGagctgatgcagaaaatctCTGAAGACAAAG AGCTCCGGATCCCGGACAACGCCAATGTTTTCTACGCCATGAACTCCACTGCCAACTACGACTTTGTGCTAAAGAAGCGCGGCTCGGCCCGGCCGGTGCGGGCCAAGAATGTGGCCAGTTCGACGCTGCCTCGCATGAAACAGAAGGGACTGAAGATCGCTAAAGGGATTTTCTGA
- the LOC115581702 gene encoding ral guanine nucleotide dissociation stimulator-like isoform X3: MMLCWSPWACGLLVKTGVCWDGEDYYRRVRRAGRQSSTQEIGEEAEEDAIFTITLRKVQLHQSASKGQRWLGVDTDSALSLYETCKVRTIKAGTLERLVEYMVSAFRGKDSTYVTIFLCTYRSFATTKQVLDLLLHRYAKLQNVPAATAHRVSQDDCTELRNTVSSILGAWLDQYSEDFWTPPNYDCLHQLLSYLHRHFPGSDLERRARNLLAHFHRRQQCEPDPDGMKAGQERDNRAGTSRIRCSQPKLKLWSRWEHIGCPFATQEESGFEDELPAFSFLSFDPIMVAEQFTLMDADLFKKVVPYHCLGGIWSQRDKKGKEHLAPTIRATVAQFNSVTNCVITTCLSNPTLKPNQRARLLERWIDVARECRILKNFSSLRAILSALQCNAIHRLKRTWEEVSRESFRTFRELSEIFSDDNNYSLSRELLVKEGTSKFATLEINPKRAQRRHQQQRDLGVMQGTIPYLGTFLTDLVMMDTAMKDYTEGGLINFEKRRKEFEVIAQIKLLQLASNNYSFTQDSHFREWFAGVEKLSEAESYNLSCEIEPLSESASNTLRAKKNGGIMKRWSDRQLTEAGCSSAPGSHSKSFDHSHYRPYQGGGGDSGDALSVTSVSSSGSDLEDVNASFLSDSPEGHERKTSTPSVKLSVSALGREAPAADTTSTFWECTSLSSLDTSGTGSSSGSASGSSSASSSSVSCSTPLSASRSHKRSVSAVSNYSTLSLPLYNQQVDDCCIIRVSLDVENGNMYKSILVTSQDKTPAVIRKAMIKHNLEREKTEEYELMQKISEDKELRIPDNANVFYAMNSTANYDFVLKKRGSARPVRAKNVASSTLPRMKQKGLKIAKGIF, encoded by the exons AGCTCGACGCAGGAGATCGGCGAGGAGGCCGAGGAGGACGCCATCTTCACCATCACGCTGAGGAAGGTGCAGCTTCACCAGTCGGCCAGTAAGGGGCAGCGATGGCTGGGCGTGGACACGGACTCCGCCCTGAGCCTCTACGAGACCTGCAAGGTGCGGACCATCAAGGCCGGCACGCTGGAGAGGCTGGTGGAGTACATGGTGTCGGCGTTCAGGGGCAAAGACTCCACCTACGTCACCATCTTCCTGTGCACCTACCGCTCCTTCGCCACCACCAAGCAGGTGCTGGATCTCCTGCTCCACAG gtATGCCAAGCTCCAAAACGTCCCTGCAGCCACAGCACACAGAGTCTCCCAGGACGACTGCACAGAGCTGAGAAA CACTGTTTCGTCCATCCTTGGTGCGTGGCTGGATCAGTACTCTGAGGACTTTTGGACCCCTCCGAACTACGACTGTCTGCACCAGCTTCTTTCGTACCTTCATCGTCACTTCCCCGGCTCGGACCTGGAGCGTCGCGCCCGCAACCTGCTGGCCCACTTCCACCGCCGACAGCAGTGTGAGCCTGATCCTGATGGTATGAAGGCAGGACAGGAGAGGGACAACAGGGCAGGGACCTCCAGAATAAGATGCTCCCAGCCGAAACTAAAGCTGTGGTCAAGAT GGGAACACATCGGCTGCCCTTTTGCAACGCAGGAAGAGAGCGGCTTTGAGGACGAACTTCCTGCTTTTAGTTTCCTGTCGTTTGACCCAATCATGGTGGCCGAGCAGTTCACGCTCATGGACGCG GATCTGTTTAAGAAGGTGGTGCCCTACCACTGCCTGGGGGGGATCTGGTCTCAGCGGGATAAGAAGGGAAAGGAGCACCTTGCTCCCACCATCAGAGCCACTGTGGCTCAGTTCAACTCAGTCACCAACTGTGTCATCACCACCTGCCTGAGCAACCCGACGCTGAAGCCCAACCAGAGAGCCAGACTGCTGGAGAGATGGATAGACGTGGCCCGG GAGTGTCGGATCTTGAAGAACTTCTCGTCGTTGCGAGCCATCCTCTCCGCCCTGCAGTGCAACGCCATCCACCGCCTGAAGAGGACCTGGGAGGAAGTGTCACG AGAGAGTTTCCGCACCTTCCGTGAGCTGTCCGAGATCTTCTCAGACGACAACAACTACTCCCTCAGCCGAGAGCTGCTGGTGAAG GAGGGCACCTCCAAGTTCGCCACTTTGGAAATCAACCCCAAACGAGCTCAGAGGAGACATcaacagcagagagacctg GGAGTGATGCAGGGGACAATTCCTTACCTGGGCACCTTCCTGACGGACCTGGTGATGATGGACACTGCCATGAAAGATTACACTGAG ggtGGTCTGATCAACTTtgagaagaggagaaag GAGTTTGAGGTGATCGCTCAAATCAAACTGCTTCAGTTGGCCTCCAACAACTACAGTTTCACTCAGGACAGCCACTTCAGGGAGTGGTTCGCAGGCGTGGAGAAACTCAGCGAGGCGGAGAG CTACAATCTGTCCTGTGAGATCGAGCCTCTGTCAGAGTCGGCCAGCAACACGCTCAGAGCCAAGAAGAATGGAGGAATCATGAAACGCTGGAGCGA CCGGCAGTTGACGGAGGCCGGCTGCAGCAGCGCCCCAGGCTCTCATTCCAAGTCCTTCGACCACTCACACTACAGACCGTATCAAGGGGGCGGTGGGGACAGCGGCGACGCCCTCAGTGTCACATCAGTCAGCTCCAGTGGTTCAGACCTGGAGGACGTGAACGCCAGCTTCCTGTCCGATTCACCGGAGGGACATGAGAGAAAG aCATCGACTCCCTCAGTGAAACTTAGCGTCTCTGCTTTGGGTAGAGAAGCTCCAGCAGCAGATACAACGTCAACG TTCTGGGAGTGTACGTCTCTGTCGTCTCTGGACACCTCTGGGACGGGCTCCAGCTCCGGTTCGGCCTCCGGCTCCAGCagtgcctcctcctcctccgtctcctgcTCGACCCCTCTATCTGCCTCCCGCTCACACAAACGCTCAGTGTCGGCGGTGTCGAACTACTCGACTCTGTCGCTGCCGCTGTACAACCAGCAGGTGGATGACTGTTGCATCATCAGGGTCAGCCTGGACGTGGAGAACGGCAACATGTACAAGAGCATCCTG GTGACGAGTCAAGACAAGACTCCAGCCGTCATACGGAAGGCCATGATCAAACACAACCTGGAGCGGGAGAAGACTGAGGAATATGagctgatgcagaaaatctCTGAAGACAAAG AGCTCCGGATCCCGGACAACGCCAATGTTTTCTACGCCATGAACTCCACTGCCAACTACGACTTTGTGCTAAAGAAGCGCGGCTCGGCCCGGCCGGTGCGGGCCAAGAATGTGGCCAGTTCGACGCTGCCTCGCATGAAACAGAAGGGACTGAAGATCGCTAAAGGGATTTTCTGA